Part of the Cereibacter sphaeroides 2.4.1 genome, CGGGCGCCCTTCTGGCCCTGGCCCTCGCCGGCATCTTCTCCACGGGCAACTTCGGCGGCTCCTCGGACGCCGGCAACCGCCCCAGCGTCGTCTATCCCATCGAATGACCCGGGCGCCTGCGCCCGGCCAGACCGGAGCGCAAGCGCATGCTGATCCTCGAATGTCCCTACTGCGGCGTGAAGGCCGAGGAAACCGAACTCAGTCCGGGTCATGAGGCGCATCTGAAGCGCTTCGGACCCGGATCCTCGGACGAGGATTTCGAATCCTACATGTTCGCCCGGAAGAACCCCAAGGGGGTCCATTTCGAGCGGTGGCGCCACAGCTATGGCTGCGGCAAGTGGTTCCTCGCCGCGCGCTGCACCGCGACGCTCGAGGTGTTCGGCACCTACCCGGCGCAGACCTCCGAGCCGCCCCCCGACATCGTGGCCAAGATCAAGGCACGGCGTCCGGAATGGGAGGGCTACAAATGAGCACGCGTCTCGCACGGGGCGGACGGCTGATCGACCGCAGCCGCGCCATCGACTTCACCTTCAACGGCAAGCGGATGCGCGGCTTCGCGGGCGACACGCTGGCCGCGGCGCTTCTCGCCAACGACCAGATGCTGGTCGGGCGCAGCTTCAAGTATCACCGTCCGCGCGGCATCGTGGCGGCGGGCGCCGAAGAGCCGAACGCGCTGGTCCAGCTCGGCACCGGCGGCCGGTCGGAGCCGAACCAGCGCACCACCACGACCGAGCTTTTCGCGGGGCTGACGGCGGCCAGCCAGAACCACTGGCCGAGCCTCGAATTCGACGTGGGCGCGGTCAATGCGGCAGCGTCGCGCTTCCTGCCCGCAGGCTTCTACTACAAGACCTTCCTGCAGCCGCGCGCCGCGTGGAAACACCTGTTCGAGCCGGTCATCCGCCGCTCGGCGGGCCTCGGACGGCCGCCGGAAGAACCCGATGCGGACCGCTACGAGCAGGCCTATGCCTTCTGCGACCTCCTTGTGGTGGGCGGAGGCATCGCGGGGCTTCAGGCAGCGGTCAGCGCCTCGGCCTCGGGCCGGAAGGTGATGCTCCTCGAGCAGACGCCGCACTGGGGCGGACGCGCCCCTGTCGATGACGTGCTGATCGACGGGCGCCCGGCGGCGGACTGGGTGGCGGACACGGTGGCGGCACTCGA contains:
- a CDS encoding sarcosine oxidase subunit delta yields the protein MLILECPYCGVKAEETELSPGHEAHLKRFGPGSSDEDFESYMFARKNPKGVHFERWRHSYGCGKWFLAARCTATLEVFGTYPAQTSEPPPDIVAKIKARRPEWEGYK